From the Lathyrus oleraceus cultivar Zhongwan6 chromosome 4, CAAS_Psat_ZW6_1.0, whole genome shotgun sequence genome, one window contains:
- the LOC127073166 gene encoding probable methionine--tRNA ligase has translation MVEDRKPAKLPVEGKRNILITSALPYVNNVPHLGNIIGCVLSADVFARYCRLRGYNVIYMCGTDEYGTATETKALEENCSPKEICDKYHAIHKEVYDWFNISFDKFGRTSSPEQTEACQSIFKKIFDNKWLSERTVEQLYCDTCERFLADRLVEGTCPTPGCEYDSARGDQCDKCGKLLNPTELKSPRCKVCKSSPRLRDTDHLFLELPLLKDKLEQYINKMSVDGSWSQNAIQITNAWLRNGLERRCITRDLKWGVPVPHEKYSNKVFYVWFDAPIGYISITACYTPDWEKWWKNPENVELFQFMGKDNVPFHTVIFPSTLLGTGENWTLMKTISVTEYLKYESGKFSKSNGIGVFGNDAKDTNIPVEVWRYYLLTNRPEVSDTDFTWPDLQAKLNSELLNNLGNFINRVLSFIAKPAGQGYNSIIPTVPDDVSGDSHDLTKKLADKVSAYLDQYIEAMEKVKLKQGLKIAMSISGEGNAYLQETAFWRLYKENQPLCALVMKTAAGIAYLLACLLEPFMPSFTLEVFKQLNLSVETHLSLYDDKDVDRVKRPWDILNAGHKIGTPKPLFRELKDEELEFYKNKFAGSQADRVVRAEAEAENVAEQLKKTKVSDGKGKKKASGKSSNETKNKAAAEQDITITRLDIRVGLIKKAEKHPDADTLYVEEIDVGEEQTRTVVSGLVKYIPVDEMQNRKVCVLCNLKPAAMRGIKSQAMVLAASNDDHTKVELVEPPSSARVGERITFPGHEGNPDELLNPKKKVWETLQVDLHSNEELVACYKNIPLTTSAGVCKVSSITCGSIR, from the exons ATGGTCGAAGATCGGAAACCGGCGAAACTTCCGGTGGAAGGGAAACGCAACATCCTCATCACCAGCGCTTTGCCCTACGTCAACAACGTCCCTCATCTCGGCAACATCATTGGAT GCGTCTTGAGTGCCGATGTGTTTGCTCGTTACTGCCGGCTTAGGGGTTACAATGTTATTTACATGTGTGGTACTGATGAGTATGGGACTGCAACTGAAACTAAAGCCTTGGAAGAAAATTGTTCCCCCAAAGAAATTTGTGACAA ATATCATGCTATTCATAAGGAGGTCTATGATTGGTTCAATATAAGTTTTGATAAATTTGGGCGGACCTCCTCTCCTGAGCAAACTGAAGCTTGCCAGTCAATTTTCAAAAAGATATTTGATAACAAATGGCTGTCCGAGAGAACAGTGGAACAG CTTTACTGCGATACATGCGAAAGGTTCTTAGCCGATCGGCTAGTGGAAGGTACCTGCCCGACTCCGGGCTGTGAGTATGATTCTGCTCGAGGAGACCAATGTGACAAATGTGGAAAGCTTCTGAATCCGACAGAGTTGAAGAGTCCCAGGTGCAAG GTTTGTAAAAGTAGTCCCCGCCTTCGTGATACAGACCACTTATTTCTTGAGCTCCCTCTGTTGAAAGATAAATTGGAACAATACATCAACAAGATGTCCGTTGACGGATCATGGAGTCAGAATGCTATTCAAATAACAAATGCATGGCTCAGAAATGGATTGGAGCGACGTTGTATTACCCGAGATCTGAAGTGGGGGGTTCCTGTTCCGCATGAAAAATACAGCAACAAG GTTTTCTATGTTTGGTTTGATGCACCTATTGGATATATATCAATCACGGCATGCTACACACCTGATTGGGAGAAATGGTGGAAAAACCCAGAGAATGTGGAGTTGTTTCAGTTTATGGGAAAGGACAATGTGCCATTCCACACT GTAATTTTTCCATCTACCCTACTCGGAACCGGTGAAAATTGGACTTTAATGAAGACTATTAGTGTTACTGAATACTTGAAGTATGAATCAG GGAAGTTTTCTAAGAGCAATGGCATCGGAGTATTCGGTAACGATGCGAAAGATACTAATATTCCAGTTGAAGTATGGAGATATTACTTGCTCACAAATAGGCCTGAG GTATCAGATACAGACTTTACTTGGCCTGATTTGCAAGCAAAATTAAATAGCGAGTTGCTGAACAATTTGGGAAACTTCATCAACCGAGTTTTGAGTTTCATTGCCAAACCTGCAG GTCAAGGATATAACTCCATTATTCCCACTGTTCCTGATGATGTAAGCGGTGACTCCCATGATCTAACTAAAAAATTGGCTGATAAAGTTTCTGCATATTTGGATCAATACATAGAAGCAATGGAGAAG GTTAAACTAAAGCAAGGATTAAAGATTGCAATGAGCATATCCGGCGAGGGGAATGCATATTTGCAG GAAACTGCATTTTGGCGTCTTTACAAGGAAAACCAACCTCTCTGTGCCCTTGTTATGAAAACTGCTGCTGGGATTGCATATCTTCTTGCTTGTTTACTGGAACCTTTTATGCCATCTTTCACTCTTGAG GTATTCAAGCAGCTCAATTTGTCTGTGGAGACTCATCTTTCACTTTATGATGATAAAGATGTTGATAGAGTAAAAAGACCCTGGGATATCCTAAATGCTGGGCATAAAATTGGAACACCCAAGCCATTGTTCAGGGAGCTG AAAGATGAAGAATTGGAATTCTACAAGAATAAGTTTGCAGGAAGTCAAGCTGATAGGGTTGTACGTGCAGAGGCCGAAGCTGAAAATGTTGCTGAGCAATTGAAGAAAACAAAAGTTTCAG ATGGCAAAGGGAAGAAAAAAGCATCAGGAAAATCATCAAATGAAACCAAAAACAAGGCTGCTGCTGAACAGGATATTACCATCACCAGGCTTGATATTCGGGTTGGTCTCATAAAAAAGGCTGAAAAGCATCCTGATGCTGATACCTTGTACGTTGAAGAGATTGATGTTGGCGAAGAACAGACAAGAACTGTTGTTAGTGGACTTGTCAAGTATATACCAGTTGATGAAATGCAG AACCGAAAGGTGTGTGTACTTTGTAACCTAAAGCCAGCAGCTATGAGGGGCATTAAATCTCAAGCAATGGTTCTTGCTGCTTCCAATGATGATCACACCAAG GTTGAATTGGTCGAACCACCCAGTTCTGCTCGTGTTGGAGAAAGAATTACATTCCCAGGGCATGAAGGTAACCCCGATGAACTCTTAAACCCGAAGAAGAAAGTTTGGGAGACGTTGCAAGTCGATCTCCACAGTAATGAGGAGCTAGTGGCATGCTACAAAAATATCCCACTTACCACCTCAGCTGGGGTTTGCAAGGTTTCATCAATAACCTGTGGATCGATAAGGTAG
- the LOC127073165 gene encoding peroxidase 40, producing MAMQLVTLFCVMILNLTSVFATTVNEGYGGDINTGCPLGADIYQYSCPQAEAIIFSWVEQAVSSDPRMAASLLRLHFHDCFVNGCDASVLLDDTHDFVGEKTAAPNLNSLRGFEVINEIKSELELVCPQTVSCADILATAARDSVLLSGGPTWEVQMGRKDSITASKVGANNNIPGPNSTVDVLVSKFENVGLTLQDMVALSGAHTIGKARCSTFSSRLQSNSISDGPYVDVEFVASLQQLCSGQGNSNRIAHLDLTTPATFDNQYYVNLLSGEGLLPSDQTLVSGNDQTRQIVETYVENPFAFFEDFKISMIRMGSLGSDAQSNGQIRRDCRTIN from the exons ATGGCCATGCAGTTGGTAACATTATTTTGTGTAATGATACTCAACCTCACTTCAGTATTTGCAACCACGGTGAATGAAGGCTATGGTGGTGATATTAATACTGGATGTCCATTAGGGGCTGACATATACCAATATTCATGCCCTCAAGCAGAGGCCATAATCTTTTCTTGGGTTGAACAAGCTGTCTCTAGTGACCCAAGAATGGCAGCTTCATTGCTAAGGCTTCATTTCCATGATTGTTTTGTCAAT GGTTGTGATGCTTCAGTGTTGCTGGATGACACACACGACTTTGTTGGTGAGAAAACTGCTGCTCCAAATTTGAATTCGCTTAGAGGATTTGAAGTGATCAATGAAATAAAATCTGAACTAGAACTAGTTTGTCCACAAACTGTTTCTTGTGCTGACATTCTAGCAACTGCTGCTAGAGATTCGGTTCTTCTG TCAGGAGGACCAACTTGGGAGGTGCAAATGGGAAGAAAAGATAGTATAACGGCTAGCAAGGTAGGAGCAAATAATAACATTCCAGGTCCAAACTCAACCGTTGATGTACTTGTGTCCAAGTTTGAAAATGTTGGCCTTACACTTCAAGACATGGTTGCACTCTCAG GTGCACACACAATAGGAAAAGCCCGGTGCTCAACATTTAGTTCTCGCTTACAGAGCAACAGCATTTCAGATGGTCCATATGTTGATGTGGAATTTGTTGCATCGTTGCAACAGTTGTGCTCAGGACAAGGTAATAGCAACCGAATTGCACATTTGGACCTGACCACACCAGCTACATTTGATAACCAATATTATGTTAACCTTCTCTCTGGGGAAGGACTGCTTCCATCAGACCAGACTCTGGTGAGTGGGAATGATCAGACACGGCAGATTGTTGAAACCTATGTAGAGAACCCGTTTGCTttctttgaagacttcaagatTTCAATGATAAGAATGGGAAGCTTGGGATCAGATGCGCAGAGTAACGGGCAGATTCGCAGGGACTGCCGAACTATTAACTAA